From Panicum hallii strain FIL2 chromosome 2, PHallii_v3.1, whole genome shotgun sequence, a single genomic window includes:
- the LOC112880118 gene encoding BTB/POZ and MATH domain-containing protein 2-like, which translates to MSTWTSGREQGTNVFHICGYSQHRSTAAGEKKKTILSSTFSVGGHNWAVLFHPDGWSSGDEIVAGLVLTTRRVKVRASYELQLVDRSTGLSVSVHKETPRCFHFDAKDHRSFISFFMKKRSLFESPAYLRDDCLTMECTVTVIKEPRRTETKSLTKIQVPRSDLSGHYAKLWEDKVGVDVTLSAGGEEFAAHKVVLAARSPVFRAQLYGPMRETGTEPISIEDVQPAVFRELLHFIYTDSLPPLDHLKADDRTDLIRHLLVAADRYGMERLSLMCQSILCENLCAETVATTFALADQHHCDVLKDACLEFITCSTAMDAVKNTQGYKNLKRTCPPDVVEAFEKTSRFRKA; encoded by the coding sequence ATGTCGACATGGACCTCCGGGAGGGAGCAAGGCACCAATGTTTTCCACATCTGCGGGTACAGCCAGCACaggagcaccgccgccggcgaaaAGAAGAAGACCATCTTGTCCAGCACGTTCTCCGTCGGCGGCCACAACTGGGCCGTTCTCTTCCACCCCGACGGATGGAGCTCCGGCGACGAAATCGTAGCTGGCCTCGTGCTAACGACCAGGCGCGTCAAGGTGAGGGCCTCCTACGAGCTGCAGCTGGTCGACCGGAGCACCGGGCTGTCGGTTTCGGTGCACAAGGAGACACCGAGGTGCTTCCACTTCGACGCCAAAGATCACCGCAGCTTCATCTCGTTCTTCATGAAAAAAAGGAGTCTTTTTGAATCGCCTGCCTACCTACGGGATGATTGCCTCACAATGGAATGCACTGTCACTGTCATCAAGGAGCCCAGGAGGACTGAAACCAAGTCCCTTACCAAAATTCAGGTGCCGCGGTCTGATCTCTCAGGGCATTATGCCAAGCTGTGGGAAGACAAGGTGGGGGTGGATGTCACTCTCAGTGCAGGAGGAGAGGAATTCGCAGCGCACAAGGTTGTCCTCGCCGCGCGCTCTCCTGTCTTCAGAGCACAGCTCTATGGACCCATGAGGGAGACAGGGACAGAGCCCATAAGCATCGAGGATGTGCAGCCTGCAGTTTTCAGGGAGCTGCTCCATTTCATCTACACCGACTCTCTGCCCCCTTTGGACCATCTCAAGGCTGATGATCGAACCGACCTGATCCGTCACTTGCTCGTGGCTGCGGACCGGTATGGCATGGAGAGGCTAAGTCTGATGTGCCAAAGCATTCTCTGCGAAAACCTCTGTGCGGAGACCGTGGCAACCACGTTTGCTTTAGCTGATCAGCATCATTGTGACGTGCTTAAGGATGCTTGCTTGGAGTTTATCACCTGTTCAACTGCTATGGACGCTGTGAAGAATACCCAAGGCTACAAGAATCTGAAAAGAACCTGTCCACCTGATGTAGTTGAAGCGTTCGAGAAGACGTCTAGGTTTCGTAAAGCATGA